The genomic region CAGCGCCATCGTGGACGAACTGTTCCCCGCTGACCATGCCACACCATTGGTCACCGTCCTGGACGGACATCCGCATACGCTTGCCTTTTTGGCGGGCGTACGGGGTGACCGCACCCGGAACCTTGGCGTGACTGAATTCGGCCAATCCTCAGATCTCGAGGACGCCTACAAACTACACGGGATCGACGTCGACTCCATCGTGAGGGCGGCTGTCGATATCGCCAACCACTAAGAAGCAGTGACTTGGTCAGGGCACCGAAGGTTCCGTACTGAAAGGGCCTGGGGACACAGTCCATGCCCCCCGCGCCCGTCCCTTGTCCGGCTGTTTGCGCGGCAATAATGGTCTACACGCTCCGCGTGACGGATCCCGCAGGTCCGCGTCCAGCAGCGCGTCGAGCAGCGGCCGCCCGTACGGCTTCCGCTCGCCCAGCCGGTTCAGGTTCGGCCCGTTCAGGACGCCGATGTGCAGGCTGCCGCTCACAGCGCCCCCACCCCGGAGTCCGCGGGCACAGTCCCGTCATCCTCGTACTCCACGGCGCCGGCCAGGTCCCGGCCGGCAACGTATCCGAACGCCAGCGCCGGGCCGAGGTTGATGCCGCCGGCGGGATAGTGCCCGCCCATCACGCTGGCCTGGTCATTGCCGGCGACGTAGAGACCCGGGATGGGCCGGCCTCCGTCGTCCAGGGCCCGGGAGCGGCCGTCCACATTCAGTCCCGCGAACGTGCCAAAGCTGCCCGGCACCACGCGCACGGCGTAGAACGGGCCCTTCTCGATGGGGCCCAGCGACGGATTCGGCTTTACAGACGGGTCTCCGCCATACCGGTTGAAGGGCGTGGAGCCGCGGCCGAAGTCCGGGTCCGCGCCGGCGGCCGCATGGCGGTTGAAGCGCTCCACGGTCTCTTTCAGCCCGGCAGGGTCGATGCCGCACCGCTCCGCGAGTTCCTCGAGGGTGCGGCCTTTCTTCAGATAGCCGGAGCGCAGGTACGGGAAGAGCGGCACGGGCAGCGGTTTGGCCATGCCCAGCGGAAAGCGGCGCACAAAGCGGGAGTCGGCGATCTGCCAGGCCTCCACCGGCTCCCCCGCCGGCGTAGCCTCCAGCATGGCGGCCACGTAATCGTAGTACCCGTTGGCCTCGTTGACGAACCGCTTCCCGCTGCGCAGGACGCCGATGCTGCCGGGCTTGGCGCGGTCCATGATGTGCGGGAACGTGCCGGTCCGGCCGCTGCGGTACGGCACCAACGACACCGGGCACCATGCGGCCGCTGATTTCACGTCGGTCCGGAAGCGGGCACCGACCGACTGGCCCAGGCTGATGCCGTCGCCGCTGGCCTCGCCGGGCGCCAGCGTCCAGTGTTCCCGCCCGGTGGGTGTGTTCGGGAACAGCACTTTCCGGCGCTGCACATCGTGCGGGAAGCCTCCGGCGGCCAGGACCACCCCGCGTGAAGCGTTGATCCGCAGCTCCCCTTCCGGGGTTCCGACGACGGCGCCCGTCACCTTGCCTGCCCCGTCGGTCAGCAGGCGCCGGGCCGGCGTGGAGACGCGGACGTCCACGCCGAAGCGGTCTGCGGACTGCAGCAGCCGGCCGGTCAGGGCCGTGCCGTTGACCAGCTGCATGTTGCGCCGGTGCGTCAGCAGGTCCAGGATGTGCAGGCCGAAGCGCCAGCCTGCATGGAAGAGCCCGCGCGGATTGCCCCGGGACGCGGACAGGAATTTGGCCAGGTCCGGTCCGGCCATGATGCCCATTCCCAGGAATGAGGTTTCATACAGCTGGTGCCGGAGCCTGGCGCGCACCTCAGGACGGATCCGCCGGGCGTTCAGGGGCTTGGGCCCCACGGAGCGCTGCCCGGTCCCGGCCCCGGGAAGGCCGCCGTAGATGTCGTTGATCCTGGCGCCCGGGACGAACTGCAGCGACGTCTTCTCGTGAAAGAAGCCCACCATGTGCGGGACCGCCTCCAGGAACGCGTCCACCCTGTCGGCCTGGTAGTCGGTCCCCAGGACACCGCGCAGGTAGGTACGGAAGGTCTCCTTGTCCTCGCTGACGCCGGCGGCCCTGGCCAGCGGATTGCCCGGCGCCCAGGCCCAGCCGCCCGACCACGCCGTGGCACCGCCGCACACGTCCGCCTTTTCCACCACCACAACCTTCAGCCCGTGGTAGGCGGCCGTCACGGCGGCGGCCAGGCCGCCCGCGCCGGAGCCCACCACCAGGACGTCGCAGTTCAGGGTGCAAAGCACATCTTCGGCAGCCGGCGCATTGGCTACGGCCACGGAAGGCGCTGTTCCATCAGTCGGGAAAGTCATTTTTTGCTCCTGTGGTTCTGTCAGTGTCCGAATTCGTCCGAGTCGAGCCGCGGCGGCGCGCCCGTGTCCAAGGCATCGATGCCGGCCATTTCCGCCTCCGTGAGGGCAAAGCCGAAGACGTCGAGGTTTTCGCGCTGCCGCCGGTCGTCGGCGGACTTGGGGATGGCCACGCGGCCGGACTGGACCTGCCAGCGGAGTACCACTTGCGCCGGTGTCTTGCCGTATTCCTCGGCCGGACCGGTGACGGCAGGGGCCGAGAGGAAGCCGCCGTTACGGCCCAGGGGGCTGTACGCGGCGGTGACGATGCCGTGCTCGCGATGGAAGGCCAGCTGGTCCGACTGCTGGTGTTCGGGGTCGATCTGCACCTGGTTGACCGGTATTTCCAGGCCTGCTGCCTGCAGATCCCGCAGGTGTGCCGGCTTGAAATTGGAAACGCCCCAGCACCTGATCAGCCCCTCCTCCGCCAACCTGGTGAGCCCCTCCGCTGCCTCGACAAACCGGCCATGGGCAGGATTCGGCCAGTGGATCAGGAAGAGGTCCAGGTACTCGGTGCCAAGCCGCCGGGTTGCCGCACCGAAGGCCTCGCGCACGCCGGCTCTGCCGTGCCACTGCCTGTTGAATTTCGTGGTGACGAACAGGTCCGCGCGGGCGATGCCGCTGCGGCGGATCCCCTCGCCCACGGCCTCCTCGTTGCCGTAGTTTTCGGCCGTATCGATGTGCCGGTACCCGTGGGCGATGGCGCGGGCCACGGCGTCGGCGGCCTCCCCGCCGGTCATCGGCCAGGTGCCCAGGCCGATCAGGGGAATTACGACGCCGGGTGACAGTTCCGCCGTCGTGCGTTCCCGTACTACCTGGCTTTCCTGTACTGCCTGGCTTTCCTGAACGTCCCGGCTCATTTGCTTCCTGCTTTCTGGAGGTTGCCTGCCGCCTGCAGCACGGCGCCGGATGCGGCCTTGAGTTTCCGCGCCCAGCCCAGTTCGCCCAGCCGGGCGACCGTGCTGTCCGACGGCACCTCGACGCTTACCGGAGCATCGGCGGGGAAAGCGCTGACCAGGGCGACCAGGTCAAAGTCTCCTTCGCCCGGAACACCGCGTTCCGAGCGGGACTCCGTCACCAGCGCCGCGCGGTCGGCCGGACGCGCGGCCGGGCCGTCGCAGAGCTGCAGCAGCGGCACCAGGCCGAGGTTCGCCTCGAGGTCCCGCCACTGCGCGGACCCCGGGACCGCCCCGAAGCGGTTCAGGTGGAGCGCGTCCACCACGATGCTGCAGCCCGAGGCGCGGGCCAGGGCCACCGCGGCAGGGATGGAGTTCACCGCCTGGTAGGAGATGGGCTCGAGGGTGGGGACGATGCCGTAGCTGCGGCCGTCCTCGGCCATGCGCGCCAGGGTGTCGGCAAGGCGTGCGGTGTCGGGGTCGGACGCGGCCACCGTCAGGGATGCCGCGCCGAGGGCCTGTCCCGCCTCCATCATGGCAAGCCACGCATCGCGCTGGTCGGTGCCGTCCAGCAGAAGGAACTCGATGTCGCGGACCGTGACCCCGGTGTCGGCCATCCGGGCCAGGGTCTCCTTCAACATCGGCGACCCGGGCTGCAGGTCGTACGGGCGCTCGGTGGGAGTGACGGCGCGGACACGGGCGCCGATGAAGTCGAAGCCGGCTTCCGCGGCGACGGCCACCAACTGGGGCGGGGCGGTGTTGAGGAGGGACAGCTGGGCCAGGCCCAGCGGGCGGCGCGGTGCGCTCATGATGCTGCTCCGTTCATGCTGAGTTCGTAGGGGCGTCCTGCGGTTTCGGCCTCAGGCGTTGCGGGCTCGGCGGCAAGCGCCGCGGCAATGCGCTGCGCGGCGTCGTACCCGCTCTTCACCGCGTTGGAGGCGATGGCGGGGGTCCGCTCCACCATGGTCCCGGCGAACGTCACCGGCACACCGGCCTCGCCGGATAGTCCCGCCTCGCGGTCCTCCGCCGGGACGGAACCGTCCAGCGGCAGCACCGAACGGGACACCAGCAGGCTCCCCGGCGCGTCCAGCCACTCCGAGTCGGACCCGTCCCGGAACGTGCCGGCGATCCGGATCCGGCCGCCGTCGTATTCCTCGATGGTGGCACCCAGCCTGATCCGGACCCGCGGATTCTGTTCGAGCCGCGGTACGGCAAGGATCTTTGCCCGCCGCCCGGATTCCGGCGCCAGGACGTCCTGCGGCCCCACCAGCAGCACGGCGGTGCCGCGGTCCGCGAGGGTGTCGGCGACGCTCATGGCCACGGAGTCGGCGCCCCAGATGGTCACGGCTTCGGGAACGGCGCCGCCGGCTGGCCCGTCGCCGTGCAGCATCTCCGGATGGGCGGCGAGCCAGTCCCGCACGTCCGTCACACCGGGCAGGTCGGAGCCCGGGAAACCTGCCGGCGGGCGTGTCCCGCCGGT from Arthrobacter globiformis harbors:
- a CDS encoding FAD-dependent oxidoreductase produces the protein MTFPTDGTAPSVAVANAPAAEDVLCTLNCDVLVVGSGAGGLAAAVTAAYHGLKVVVVEKADVCGGATAWSGGWAWAPGNPLARAAGVSEDKETFRTYLRGVLGTDYQADRVDAFLEAVPHMVGFFHEKTSLQFVPGARINDIYGGLPGAGTGQRSVGPKPLNARRIRPEVRARLRHQLYETSFLGMGIMAGPDLAKFLSASRGNPRGLFHAGWRFGLHILDLLTHRRNMQLVNGTALTGRLLQSADRFGVDVRVSTPARRLLTDGAGKVTGAVVGTPEGELRINASRGVVLAAGGFPHDVQRRKVLFPNTPTGREHWTLAPGEASGDGISLGQSVGARFRTDVKSAAAWCPVSLVPYRSGRTGTFPHIMDRAKPGSIGVLRSGKRFVNEANGYYDYVAAMLEATPAGEPVEAWQIADSRFVRRFPLGMAKPLPVPLFPYLRSGYLKKGRTLEELAERCGIDPAGLKETVERFNRHAAAGADPDFGRGSTPFNRYGGDPSVKPNPSLGPIEKGPFYAVRVVPGSFGTFAGLNVDGRSRALDDGGRPIPGLYVAGNDQASVMGGHYPAGGINLGPALAFGYVAGRDLAGAVEYEDDGTVPADSGVGAL
- a CDS encoding aldo/keto reductase — translated: MSRDVQESQAVQESQVVRERTTAELSPGVVIPLIGLGTWPMTGGEAADAVARAIAHGYRHIDTAENYGNEEAVGEGIRRSGIARADLFVTTKFNRQWHGRAGVREAFGAATRRLGTEYLDLFLIHWPNPAHGRFVEAAEGLTRLAEEGLIRCWGVSNFKPAHLRDLQAAGLEIPVNQVQIDPEHQQSDQLAFHREHGIVTAAYSPLGRNGGFLSAPAVTGPAEEYGKTPAQVVLRWQVQSGRVAIPKSADDRRQRENLDVFGFALTEAEMAGIDALDTGAPPRLDSDEFGH
- a CDS encoding sugar phosphate isomerase/epimerase family protein — protein: MSAPRRPLGLAQLSLLNTAPPQLVAVAAEAGFDFIGARVRAVTPTERPYDLQPGSPMLKETLARMADTGVTVRDIEFLLLDGTDQRDAWLAMMEAGQALGAASLTVAASDPDTARLADTLARMAEDGRSYGIVPTLEPISYQAVNSIPAAVALARASGCSIVVDALHLNRFGAVPGSAQWRDLEANLGLVPLLQLCDGPAARPADRAALVTESRSERGVPGEGDFDLVALVSAFPADAPVSVEVPSDSTVARLGELGWARKLKAASGAVLQAAGNLQKAGSK